AGGGCGGCCGCGTGGGCCTGGTTCCCACCATGGGGGCGCTGCACGAAGGGCACGTGGCGTTGGTCGAGCAGGCCGCTCGCCGGACGAGCCAGGTGGTGGTCACCGTGTTCGTCAATCCCACGCAGTTCGGTCCCAACGAGGACTTCGACAAGTATCCACGCACCCTCGATGCCGACGTGGCAGCGTCGGCGGCCGCAGGTGCGTCTCTCGTCTTCGCTCCCGCCATCACGGAAATGTATCCCCCCGGAGAGCGCACTCGGGTGATCGTCTCCGGACTCACCGAGCACCTGTGCGGCCGCTCTCGCCCCGGGCATTTCGAGGGCGTGGCGACCGTGGTCACCAAGCTGTTTGCAGCCGTCGGGCCCTGCGTCGCGGTGTTCGGCCGCAAGGACTACCAGCAGCTGAAGGTCATCGAGCGCATGGCTCGGGACCTACTCTTGCCCGTGGAAATCGTCGGCCATCCGACCGTGCGTGAGGCCGATGGCCTCGCGAAGAGCTCCCGCAACGCCTACCTCTCCAAGGAAGATCGCGAGCGAGCGCGAGCGATCCCGCAGGCCTTGGCCCACGCGGTGCAGCGTTTCGGAGCGGGCGAGCGTCGCTCCAGCGCCATTGGCGAGGACGTGCGGGCGCGTCTGACGCAGGCAGGCCTGCGGATCGACTACGTGACGCTCGCGGACCCCGAAACCATCGCCCCCATCGAAGGCGCCAGCGAGGCGCGCGCGCTGTTGGCCGTCGCGGCCTTCGCCGGCGCTACCCGCCTGATCGACAACGTGGTGCTGGGGGAGGATCCTGCCCCCGTGGGGGTGTCGTGAACGAGGTGAAGCATCCCGCTCAGGCTCTGTCGTCGCGGCGGGGTCGGTTCATCGTGGTGGAGGGCATCGACGGCGCCGGGACGACGACCCACAGCAAGCGCTTGTCGAAGGAGCTCCGACGGCGTGGCCACGACGTGCGTCTCACCTGTGAGCCGACCGCCGGCCCCATCGGTGGGCTCATTCGTCAGGTGCTCCAGCGCCGCTTGTTCGTACCGGACGCGACCGGGCCACGGGCGTTCGCGTGGTCCACGATGGCGCTCTTGTTCGCTGCGGATCGTCTCGACCACCTCGACAGCATGATCATCCCGGCGCTCCGGGAAGGGGCCATCGTGATCAGCGATCGCTACGATCTGTCGAGCCTCGCCTACCAGTCCGTGACAGCGCCGGGAGGCCCCGAGGTCGTGCCCTGGATCCGCGAGCTCAACAAGCGGGCGCTACGTCCGGATCTCACCGTCGTGATCGACGTGCCCGCGGAGATCGCTGCCGAGCGTCGGGGCAACCGCGGCGGGAGCGAGGAGCTGTTCGAGAACATGGAAATCCAGCGCCGCCTCGCTACCGTGTACGCCGAGGCCGAGGAGCTGATCCCCGAGGACCGCGTGGTCCACATCTCCGGCGTGGGCAGCGTGGAAGAGGTCGGCGAGCGCCTGGTGGCCGCCGTCGACGCCGGCTGAAGGGTCTTTCTGGTCCGCCGCGGAAACGCCGCGGCGCGACGGGCTTCGCGCCGGACCAAAAAAACTTCGGGCCTGGAGTCGTTGGGCTTCAAATTTTTGCCCGTGTGGGGCGCCCGGCCCATAGTCCAGGCCCTGATGAGACTCGCGTTCTGTGTGCTTTCGGGTTTGCTGCTCGTGGCGTGCGGCGGCTCCAACAACGAAGCCGACTATCCGCTGCCGGATCCGCCGGGGGAGCCGGTGGCGCAGTCCCCGGCGCCGCGCGGGTCGCTGTGGCGCAGAGACGTGGTCCACACCGTGGACCAAGGGCTCGGACGCTTTTTGCAGAAGGTGGAGCTCGAACCGAGCCTGGACGCCGGCAAGTTCCGTGGCTTCCGCATCGTGGAGCTCCGGCCCGAAGGCTTCTGGCGGGGCGTGGACCTGGCCCCCGGCGACGTCGTGATGCGCGTGAACGGCATGCCCATCGAGCGCGAGATGCAGGCGTACTCCGCGTTTCAGTCTCTGAAGACGGCAGACGAGCTTCGTGTCGACTACCTGCGCGGTGGCGTTCGGAAGCAGCTCGTGTATCGCATCGTCGAGCACGGCAAGGACGCCGGCTAGACGGGCCCTGGGTCCCTCAGCTGAAATCGCGCGATCGCGTCCATCAACGACGCGAAGCGCTGGCGGGTGAAGTGCGCGCCGCTGGTCATCCAGTCCAGATGAACGCGCGGCCGCTCGTCGTCCGAGAAGTGTCCGAGGACGTCGAGGTGGTCACCCTCGCCGCACCACAGTAGCTCGCCCCACAGCCCGCTGAGAGTGGGTACCACGCCGTCGTTGCTGCGCTCGCTGACCTCGTGCTGGATGCCGGAACGGAGCATGGCGAGCTCTTCGGTGCTGGGCGTGGCGTAGGGATACATCTCCGGTGCCTGCGCCGTGAATTGGTACAGCGTCGAGTACATGGCCGCCGTGGCTGCCGCGTACGGGGAGCGGATGCGCCGCGCAAAGCGCATCGCCTTGGGAGGCGGAGCCGAGGTGACCACGCAGCCGTAGCGCACGCGGGCGTCGTCTTCCGCCGCCGCGTTGAACAGGTCCATCGCCTCCGGCATGATCTGCACCACGCCGCCCTGGTCCACGCGCACCTTGCTCAGGAACTGGACGATCTCCTCGCGCCCGTCGCGCTCCACGAAGCGCAGCACCAGCTCGGTGCCGCGGCTGAGCAGCCGCGTGTCCGCGGACAGGAGCTGCTCCGCGCCGCCGAGCCCGGC
This portion of the Polyangiaceae bacterium genome encodes:
- a CDS encoding pantoate--beta-alanine ligase, with protein sequence MVQVVHTVAELRTACDAVRAKGGRVGLVPTMGALHEGHVALVEQAARRTSQVVVTVFVNPTQFGPNEDFDKYPRTLDADVAASAAAGASLVFAPAITEMYPPGERTRVIVSGLTEHLCGRSRPGHFEGVATVVTKLFAAVGPCVAVFGRKDYQQLKVIERMARDLLLPVEIVGHPTVREADGLAKSSRNAYLSKEDRERARAIPQALAHAVQRFGAGERRSSAIGEDVRARLTQAGLRIDYVTLADPETIAPIEGASEARALLAVAAFAGATRLIDNVVLGEDPAPVGVS
- the tmk gene encoding dTMP kinase — encoded protein: MVVEGIDGAGTTTHSKRLSKELRRRGHDVRLTCEPTAGPIGGLIRQVLQRRLFVPDATGPRAFAWSTMALLFAADRLDHLDSMIIPALREGAIVISDRYDLSSLAYQSVTAPGGPEVVPWIRELNKRALRPDLTVVIDVPAEIAAERRGNRGGSEELFENMEIQRRLATVYAEAEELIPEDRVVHISGVGSVEEVGERLVAAVDAG